A single Crateriforma conspicua DNA region contains:
- a CDS encoding Glu/Leu/Phe/Val family dehydrogenase, translating into MHASEATQKYFHQAADHLDMPCGLRETLLLPRRELQVQVTLEREDGCLANFVGFRVQHDNSRGPMKGGLRYHHEVDLDETRALASLMTWKTAVVNLPYGGAKGGIDVDPSTLTSRELEKLTRVFVDRIHDVVGPDTDIPAPDMGTNHQVMSWFRNQWEKYHGFNPAVITGKPVEEYGARGREEATGRGVGILTVKLMKRLGRKPEDTKVAIQGFGNVGSHAAKFLHDAQFPIIAVSDISGTYYQEDGLNVPELIRHKFHHPNGLLEGFEHAKHLPMDSLLSLSDATVLIPAALGGVITDDNVDSVSAPIIIEAANGPIYPVADKKLHDRGTVVLPDILANAGGVTVSYFEWVQNRQHYRWSLDRVRQELDHTMSEAFEEVWQRAQQMKVPLRTAAFMIGIERVQRATELGGGW; encoded by the coding sequence ATGCACGCCTCCGAAGCCACCCAGAAGTATTTCCACCAGGCGGCCGACCATTTGGATATGCCTTGTGGTTTGCGCGAAACGCTGTTGTTGCCACGTCGTGAGTTGCAGGTTCAAGTCACGCTGGAACGCGAAGACGGGTGCCTGGCAAACTTCGTCGGCTTTCGAGTTCAACACGACAACAGCCGTGGCCCGATGAAGGGCGGGCTGCGTTATCACCATGAAGTCGACTTGGATGAAACGCGTGCGCTGGCCAGTTTGATGACTTGGAAGACGGCCGTCGTCAATTTGCCTTACGGCGGTGCCAAAGGTGGGATCGATGTGGATCCGTCAACGTTGACGTCGCGTGAATTGGAAAAGCTGACCCGCGTCTTTGTCGACCGCATTCATGATGTCGTCGGTCCGGATACGGACATCCCCGCGCCCGACATGGGCACCAATCACCAAGTGATGTCCTGGTTCCGAAACCAGTGGGAAAAGTACCACGGTTTCAATCCCGCGGTGATCACGGGCAAACCGGTGGAAGAATACGGCGCACGTGGTCGTGAAGAAGCCACCGGCCGCGGTGTGGGAATCTTGACGGTCAAGCTGATGAAACGGCTCGGCCGCAAACCGGAAGACACCAAAGTCGCGATTCAAGGTTTCGGCAATGTGGGTTCGCACGCGGCGAAGTTCTTGCACGACGCGCAATTTCCCATCATTGCGGTCAGCGATATCTCGGGCACCTATTACCAGGAAGATGGGCTGAACGTGCCGGAGTTGATCCGTCATAAATTTCATCATCCCAACGGATTGCTGGAAGGATTCGAGCATGCCAAACACCTGCCCATGGATTCGCTGTTGTCACTGAGTGATGCCACGGTGCTGATCCCCGCGGCGCTCGGCGGCGTGATCACCGACGATAACGTGGATTCGGTTTCGGCACCGATCATCATCGAAGCGGCCAACGGTCCGATCTATCCGGTCGCCGACAAGAAACTGCATGATCGCGGAACGGTCGTCTTGCCCGACATTTTGGCCAACGCCGGTGGCGTGACGGTCAGCTATTTCGAATGGGTTCAGAATCGCCAACACTATCGATGGTCACTTGATCGTGTCCGCCAGGAACTGGATCACACGATGAGCGAGGCGTTTGAAGAAGTCTGGCAAAGGGCGCAACAAATGAAGGTCCCGCTGCGGACCGCCGCGTTCATGATCGGCATTGAACGCGTCCAACGGGCAACCGAACTGGGCGGCGGATGGTGA
- a CDS encoding DUF4332 domain-containing protein translates to MSLLLTILRAAHCRSTHHFFALDALPLVQTAAGKRLAGWLLKHHGRYLTGAKDPDTRFRDFQNHVVHVEDGYWGGAPRVAHQWYDRMFRYVRDGRYSDAAHAAGVISHYFTDPIQPLHTAQTAREKVLHRPIEWSITLSYEDIYRRWLRDESRVVFQLSEGPQWLGEAILHAAKFAHRRYNTLVDSYRLDLGAKDPPAGLDDPTRDVLADLLGIAITGWARALERMALETELALGQPIPKANLSLSAVMAAIQTPAKWWIKRIADRDEQDAVSALISEFTRTGQVLENLPAEIDIVDRVMRIRRDEQIWKQRRIAQAESKQTAVAIDETITTESAKSSAGQSAAAPSTIPFPANRSESNDTTRTADSDQTVAAEQAGRQPREASENSTPSLHAGDDLVDAPSIGPKTAHRFAEIGVQTVAQFLAKSPEELAGRLATRWMTADTIRTWQHQASLMCEMPKMLAREIQLLVGAGYVTMRDIAGADASELHREIEAFAATSAGRRYLRGGSPPSIQRVTQWTQLPQKPRRRAA, encoded by the coding sequence ATGAGCCTTCTGTTGACGATTTTGCGCGCCGCCCATTGCCGCAGCACGCACCACTTCTTCGCCCTGGATGCGCTGCCGCTGGTACAGACGGCGGCTGGCAAGCGGTTGGCCGGTTGGTTGCTGAAGCATCACGGTCGCTATTTGACCGGCGCGAAAGATCCCGACACACGGTTTCGCGACTTTCAAAACCATGTGGTTCACGTCGAAGACGGTTATTGGGGCGGCGCACCGCGCGTGGCACACCAGTGGTACGACCGCATGTTCCGGTATGTCAGGGATGGGCGTTATTCCGACGCGGCCCATGCCGCCGGGGTGATCAGCCACTACTTCACCGACCCGATCCAGCCGTTGCACACCGCGCAAACCGCACGTGAAAAAGTGCTGCATCGTCCGATCGAATGGTCGATCACGCTTTCCTACGAAGACATCTATCGACGCTGGCTGCGTGACGAATCACGCGTCGTTTTTCAGCTTTCCGAAGGCCCCCAGTGGCTGGGCGAAGCGATCTTGCACGCGGCCAAGTTTGCACATCGTCGCTACAACACGCTGGTTGATTCTTATCGTCTGGATTTGGGTGCCAAGGATCCGCCGGCCGGTCTGGATGATCCGACCCGGGACGTGCTGGCGGATTTGCTCGGAATTGCCATCACCGGTTGGGCCCGAGCCCTGGAGCGAATGGCGCTGGAAACCGAATTGGCACTGGGGCAACCGATCCCGAAGGCCAACCTGTCGCTTTCGGCCGTGATGGCGGCAATTCAAACACCCGCCAAGTGGTGGATCAAACGCATCGCCGATCGCGACGAACAGGATGCGGTGTCGGCGCTGATCAGTGAATTCACACGCACCGGGCAAGTCCTGGAAAACCTGCCCGCCGAAATCGATATCGTCGACCGGGTGATGCGGATCCGCCGCGACGAACAGATCTGGAAACAGCGTCGAATCGCACAGGCGGAATCGAAACAGACGGCTGTCGCGATCGACGAAACGATCACCACCGAATCCGCCAAGTCATCGGCCGGGCAATCCGCCGCCGCGCCGTCGACCATCCCGTTCCCCGCCAATCGTTCGGAATCAAACGACACCACACGCACCGCCGATTCCGATCAAACCGTTGCCGCCGAACAGGCCGGTCGGCAACCGCGTGAAGCTTCGGAGAATTCCACGCCCAGCTTGCACGCCGGCGACGACCTGGTCGATGCGCCGTCGATCGGTCCGAAAACCGCTCATCGCTTCGCCGAAATCGGCGTCCAAACGGTGGCCCAGTTTCTTGCCAAGTCACCGGAGGAACTGGCTGGTCGCTTGGCAACGCGGTGGATGACTGCCGACACGATCCGAACCTGGCAACACCAGGCGTCGCTGATGTGCGAGATGCCAAAGATGCTGGCTCGTGAAATCCAGCTTTTGGTCGGCGCAGGTTATGTCACGATGCGGGATATCGCCGGTGCGGACGCGTCCGAATTGCATCGGGAAATCGAAGCCTTTGCCGCCACCAGCGCCGGCCGACGCTACTTGCGTGGTGGTTCACCGCCGTCGATTCAGCGGGTGACCCAGTGGACACAGCTTCCACAGAAACCGCGTCGACGCGCCGCATAA
- a CDS encoding sigma-70 family RNA polymerase sigma factor translates to MAKSIWPSDDKTDVLLDAAREGDSRAVNQLLDRHRKPIRRLIELRLDRKVQRRVDVSDVVQEVLVEASGRLENYLNDPSMAFHLWLRQIAWDHIIDTYRRHRVSAKRNMDREQPLAVGPTGGDESSMDLAVQLCDPKMTPAAIATQREIAELVEKAIHRLDENDREVILMRHYEHLSNLEIAEVLKLNPPAASMRYLRAVRRLRQLLQDDQATEDLNQADT, encoded by the coding sequence ATGGCAAAATCGATTTGGCCCAGCGACGACAAAACCGATGTGCTGTTGGACGCAGCACGCGAGGGCGATTCGCGCGCGGTCAATCAGCTGCTTGACCGCCACCGCAAGCCGATTCGGCGGCTGATCGAACTGCGGCTGGACCGAAAAGTCCAGCGACGTGTCGACGTCAGCGACGTGGTCCAAGAAGTCTTGGTGGAGGCGTCCGGACGGCTGGAAAACTATTTGAATGACCCGTCGATGGCGTTCCATTTGTGGCTACGCCAGATCGCTTGGGACCACATCATCGACACCTATCGGCGGCACCGCGTCAGCGCCAAACGCAACATGGACCGCGAACAGCCGTTGGCCGTCGGTCCGACCGGCGGCGACGAATCGTCGATGGACCTGGCGGTCCAGCTTTGCGACCCCAAGATGACACCGGCGGCGATCGCGACGCAGCGTGAGATCGCCGAACTGGTGGAAAAAGCGATCCACCGGCTGGATGAAAACGACCGCGAAGTGATCCTGATGCGTCACTACGAACACTTGTCGAATCTGGAAATCGCCGAAGTCTTGAAATTGAACCCGCCGGCGGCCAGCATGCGCTACCTGCGGGCGGTCCGGCGTCTGCGGCAGTTGTTGCAAGACGACCAGGCGACCGAAGACCTGAACCAGGCTGACACGTGA
- a CDS encoding serine/threonine-protein kinase: MNRPRSETQEQRLADVLGRLTDQVCRGEIVDFDQACRENSDIADELRHLWGAVLITDTAGAAHDQNPAAVDGSDSDAGGGVSRWRSLQLPTTVGDYELIEEIGRGGMGVVFRARQISLEREVAVKMILRGRLASDADLQRFLAEASATARLDHPGIVPVYEVGDIEGRPFFSMKFVAGKTLAQRIKSGPMPQREAARIVADVARAVAYAHRQGVLHRDVKPSNVLLGNDGNAMITDFGLAKQTGAKVDLTRSGMLLGTPAYMSPEQAGGRTSSVGPASDIYSLGCVLYYALTGRAPFVADSPMDLVMQVIEQDPLPPRALRPRVNRDLEMIVIRCLQKPMDLRYESADALADDLEAFLADEHVNASSGRFSQVLARLFRETHHAAVLENWGLLWMWHSLVLMVACTLTWWMEYVGVTDRFSYVGVWVVGLGAWAAVFWKMRQRMGPVTFIERQIAHVWGSSMIAIGLLFPLEWWLKLPVLTLSPMLGVISAMVFIIKAGMLTGAFYCQAVALLIASVAMAAWPNWSHLIFGVVSAGCFFFPGLKYWRRRKH, encoded by the coding sequence CTGAACCGACCGCGCAGCGAAACCCAGGAACAACGTTTGGCCGATGTCCTGGGCCGGCTGACCGATCAGGTGTGCCGCGGGGAAATCGTTGATTTCGACCAAGCCTGTCGCGAAAACTCCGACATCGCCGACGAACTGCGACATCTATGGGGCGCGGTGCTGATCACCGACACCGCCGGTGCGGCGCATGATCAAAACCCGGCCGCGGTGGATGGGTCCGACAGCGATGCGGGCGGCGGCGTTTCGCGATGGCGATCGTTACAGTTGCCCACCACCGTCGGCGATTACGAGCTGATCGAAGAAATCGGCCGTGGCGGCATGGGCGTCGTCTTTCGCGCGCGACAAATCAGCCTGGAACGCGAAGTCGCCGTGAAGATGATCCTGCGTGGCCGGCTGGCCAGCGATGCGGATCTTCAACGTTTCTTGGCCGAAGCCTCTGCGACGGCGCGTTTGGACCACCCGGGCATCGTTCCGGTCTATGAAGTCGGCGACATCGAGGGTCGCCCGTTTTTCAGTATGAAGTTCGTCGCCGGCAAAACACTGGCCCAGCGAATCAAATCGGGTCCGATGCCGCAACGTGAAGCGGCTCGGATCGTCGCCGATGTGGCTCGCGCGGTCGCCTATGCTCACCGCCAAGGCGTGCTGCATCGCGACGTGAAACCCAGCAACGTTTTGCTGGGAAACGACGGCAACGCCATGATCACCGACTTTGGTCTGGCCAAACAGACCGGCGCAAAGGTCGACCTGACACGCAGCGGCATGCTGCTGGGAACCCCCGCCTACATGTCACCCGAACAGGCGGGCGGGCGGACATCCAGCGTCGGCCCTGCCAGCGACATCTACAGCCTGGGTTGCGTGTTGTATTACGCGTTGACCGGTCGCGCCCCGTTCGTCGCCGATTCGCCGATGGACCTGGTCATGCAAGTCATCGAACAAGACCCGCTGCCTCCCCGGGCGCTAAGACCGCGTGTCAATCGCGATCTGGAAATGATCGTCATCCGTTGTCTGCAAAAGCCGATGGATTTGCGATACGAATCCGCCGACGCATTGGCCGACGACTTGGAAGCCTTCTTGGCCGACGAACATGTCAACGCCAGCAGCGGTCGCTTTTCACAAGTGCTGGCCCGACTGTTCCGCGAAACCCACCACGCCGCGGTGCTGGAAAACTGGGGCCTGTTGTGGATGTGGCACTCACTGGTGCTGATGGTCGCCTGCACGCTGACCTGGTGGATGGAATATGTCGGCGTGACCGATCGTTTCTCCTATGTCGGGGTTTGGGTCGTCGGCTTGGGTGCCTGGGCCGCGGTGTTCTGGAAAATGCGGCAACGCATGGGACCGGTGACGTTCATCGAACGCCAGATCGCCCATGTCTGGGGATCCAGCATGATCGCGATCGGGTTATTGTTTCCGCTGGAATGGTGGCTGAAGCTACCCGTGTTGACCCTGTCGCCGATGTTGGGCGTGATCAGCGCAATGGTCTTCATCATCAAAGCGGGCATGCTGACCGGCGCGTTCTATTGCCAAGCGGTCGCGTTGTTGATCGCTTCGGTGGCAATGGCGGCATGGCCGAATTGGTCACATCTGATCTTCGGCGTCGTTTCGGCCGGATGCTTTTTCTTTCCCGGGCTGAAATACTGGCGTCGTCGCAAACACTGA
- a CDS encoding metallophosphoesterase, giving the protein MNPMACWVLSAAALLGHFGLHLALYNRLNSLGWPRRRIKRTEKVLFVEMWLTLLAVLVFFPDVVRRMFAGTMVWSDLPWPLAVYGGVCLAAWLVFGLPWLLWRPIFRWEWADAPRRVEVVDVAKTLGRPLPRSLKCRWQSRLPMNQIFDLAVEEVLLPVPGLPKELDGYRIAHLSDIHLTGDVAPDYVRYAVDRASQWMPDMMALSGDIIDKQPCIDWLFDIFSGARASDGCYFVLGNHDTRVVDSWQTREAMDRAGWTDLGSRVLPTEVRGVSIELIGNEHPWFARPVIPPPPRKRPDDAQQTHASERPFRLAISHSPDQVFWAQRHGIELVLAGHTHGGQGRLPLVGPLLSPSFHGSRFASGDFWKPPTTMHVSRGLGGVHLLRVNCRPELSLLVLKSDGP; this is encoded by the coding sequence ATGAATCCGATGGCTTGTTGGGTGTTGTCCGCCGCGGCGTTGCTGGGGCACTTCGGGTTGCACTTGGCGCTCTACAACCGCTTGAATTCGTTGGGTTGGCCACGCCGCCGGATCAAACGCACCGAAAAGGTGTTGTTCGTCGAAATGTGGCTGACGCTGTTGGCCGTGCTGGTTTTCTTTCCCGATGTCGTCCGCCGAATGTTTGCCGGAACGATGGTCTGGTCAGATCTGCCGTGGCCGTTGGCGGTTTACGGCGGTGTGTGCTTGGCGGCTTGGTTGGTGTTCGGGTTGCCTTGGCTGTTGTGGCGACCGATCTTCCGATGGGAATGGGCCGATGCGCCACGGCGGGTGGAAGTCGTCGATGTGGCCAAAACGTTGGGCCGACCCTTGCCGCGTTCGTTGAAATGTCGCTGGCAATCTCGGTTGCCGATGAATCAGATTTTCGATCTGGCGGTGGAAGAAGTCTTGCTGCCCGTTCCTGGATTGCCGAAGGAATTGGACGGCTATCGAATCGCCCATCTCAGCGACATCCATTTGACCGGCGACGTCGCGCCAGATTACGTCCGGTACGCGGTTGATCGGGCCAGCCAGTGGATGCCCGACATGATGGCTCTGTCCGGCGACATCATCGACAAGCAACCGTGCATCGATTGGCTGTTTGATATCTTCTCCGGTGCAAGGGCCAGTGACGGATGCTATTTCGTGTTGGGCAATCACGACACACGGGTGGTCGATTCGTGGCAGACTCGCGAAGCGATGGACCGCGCCGGATGGACGGATTTGGGCAGCCGTGTCTTGCCGACGGAAGTACGCGGTGTATCGATCGAGTTGATCGGCAACGAGCATCCCTGGTTTGCCCGGCCGGTGATCCCTCCGCCCCCAAGAAAACGTCCAGACGATGCCCAACAAACGCACGCATCGGAACGTCCGTTTCGGCTGGCGATCAGCCACAGCCCGGACCAGGTTTTTTGGGCCCAGCGTCACGGTATTGAACTGGTGCTGGCCGGTCACACGCATGGCGGGCAGGGCAGGTTGCCCCTGGTCGGGCCACTGCTGAGTCCCAGTTTTCACGGCAGCCGATTCGCGTCGGGCGATTTTTGGAAGCCGCCGACCACGATGCATGTGTCCCGTGGGCTGGGCGGCGTGCATCTGTTGCGCGTGAACTGCCGCCCCGAGTTGTCACTGTTGGTGTTGAAGTCGGACGGACCATGA
- a CDS encoding SixA phosphatase family protein codes for MDIPRLLLMRHAKSDWSDAGLDDHKRPLNRRGRHDAPRMADWVGQLGDLPDRILCSTATRARQTVDALVDRWDPSVDVIHTDELYLASPAGILGVIADSAGDAETLMVVGHNPGMATLASLLAGRPLEMPTAAIAVYSRSASTWDQIRDGGDVRCIGWMKPKAL; via the coding sequence ATGGACATTCCGCGACTGTTGTTGATGCGTCATGCCAAGAGCGACTGGTCCGATGCGGGGCTGGACGATCATAAAAGGCCGTTGAATCGTCGAGGCCGCCACGATGCACCTCGGATGGCAGATTGGGTCGGACAGTTGGGCGATTTGCCGGACCGGATTCTGTGCAGCACCGCGACGCGGGCTCGGCAAACCGTCGACGCCCTGGTCGACCGGTGGGACCCGTCGGTCGACGTGATCCACACGGATGAACTGTATTTGGCGTCACCGGCGGGCATTTTGGGCGTCATCGCCGATTCGGCCGGCGACGCGGAAACGCTGATGGTGGTGGGGCACAACCCCGGCATGGCAACGTTGGCGTCCCTGCTGGCGGGACGACCGCTGGAGATGCCGACCGCCGCGATCGCGGTCTATTCCCGATCCGCGTCGACGTGGGACCAGATCCGCGACGGCGGTGACGTTCGGTGCATTGGCTGGATGAAGCCGAAAGCGTTGTGA
- a CDS encoding PQQ-binding-like beta-propeller repeat protein, translating to MKSVIPIANRSHLLSPAVRIAGLPLGLFLMIAAVTTEARADDWPGWMGAGRDGVYSESGIIDAIPPGGLKAKWRHPIAGGYAGPAVADGRVFVFDYQRSAGEAVNSPNSRANLQGVERLIALDAETGEELWKHQYDCPYSISYPAGPRCTPTVDGDHVYILGSEGDLHCLNVANGDLVWARNFKKEFGAEVPIWGFASHPLIIGDLLYTMVGGNGQGIVAFDKNTGDVRWKALDTNAGYCPPTLIEAGGTRQLIAFHPNGITSLNPTSGEVFWTVDLAPMYEMSIARPMVDADLMYASGIGSESVMLRLSSDQPAAEELWRGERDEALYSSNATPMFVDGILYGSDCHQGSLIAVDAKDGSRIWQSFRPTVPDATERQKKVGVKHGTAFVTRLGQSDRYLVFGQTGDLMIATLDETGFHEHGRFHAVDATGEAFGNDVVWTHPAYANRTAYIRNDKEIAAFDLSK from the coding sequence ATGAAATCCGTAATTCCTATCGCCAATCGATCCCATCTGTTGTCGCCCGCGGTCCGTATTGCCGGATTGCCGCTGGGCCTTTTTCTGATGATCGCCGCTGTGACCACCGAGGCCCGAGCCGACGATTGGCCCGGTTGGATGGGTGCCGGCCGTGACGGTGTTTATAGCGAATCAGGGATCATCGACGCGATCCCGCCCGGCGGCCTGAAAGCCAAGTGGCGTCATCCGATCGCCGGCGGCTATGCCGGACCTGCCGTGGCCGACGGGCGTGTGTTCGTCTTCGATTACCAGCGATCTGCCGGCGAAGCGGTCAACAGCCCCAACAGCCGCGCCAATCTGCAGGGTGTCGAACGCTTGATCGCCTTGGACGCCGAAACCGGCGAAGAATTGTGGAAACACCAATACGACTGCCCCTACAGCATCAGCTATCCCGCCGGCCCACGATGCACGCCGACCGTGGACGGTGACCACGTCTATATCTTGGGCAGCGAAGGCGACCTGCATTGCCTGAACGTCGCCAACGGCGACTTGGTTTGGGCACGCAATTTCAAGAAAGAATTCGGTGCCGAAGTCCCGATCTGGGGCTTCGCATCGCACCCGCTGATCATCGGCGACCTGCTGTACACGATGGTCGGCGGCAACGGCCAAGGCATCGTTGCGTTTGACAAAAACACGGGCGACGTTCGCTGGAAGGCCTTGGACACCAACGCGGGTTACTGTCCGCCCACCTTGATCGAGGCCGGCGGAACGCGTCAGTTGATTGCGTTTCATCCCAACGGGATCACATCCCTGAACCCCACCAGCGGCGAAGTGTTTTGGACCGTCGACTTGGCCCCCATGTACGAAATGTCGATCGCACGTCCGATGGTCGATGCCGATCTGATGTACGCCAGCGGGATCGGCAGCGAATCCGTCATGCTGCGTTTAAGCAGTGACCAACCGGCGGCCGAAGAACTGTGGCGAGGCGAACGAGACGAAGCGTTGTATTCCAGCAACGCGACCCCCATGTTCGTCGACGGAATCCTGTACGGCAGCGATTGCCATCAAGGGTCACTGATCGCGGTGGATGCCAAAGACGGCAGTCGCATTTGGCAATCGTTCCGGCCCACCGTGCCGGACGCCACCGAACGGCAAAAGAAAGTGGGCGTCAAACACGGCACCGCATTCGTCACCCGATTGGGACAGTCCGATCGGTACCTGGTGTTCGGCCAGACCGGCGACCTGATGATCGCCACACTGGATGAAACCGGTTTCCACGAACACGGCCGCTTCCATGCGGTCGATGCCACCGGCGAAGCGTTCGGTAACGATGTCGTCTGGACGCATCCCGCCTACGCCAACCGAACGGCCTACATCCGCAACGACAAAGAAATCGCCGCGTTTGATTTGTCCAAATAA
- the argH gene encoding argininosuccinate lyase, translated as MASPSRSGVFAADTDQRLEAYAESISFDSRLYRHDIRGSIAHAEMLSTVGLISSQEFQQIRDALTEIGAEIEAGKMPFRFELEDIHMHIEQALIERLGDVGRKLHTARSRNDQVSTDTRLWVRDALDRVDALLADLQRAFLSRCDADFDCILPAYTHLQRAQPVLAPHYWLAYVEKFARDRERVADCRRRVNQCSLGVAAVAGTTLPIDRDQTAAALGFDSPTANSLDTSSDRDFLIESAFVLSTIALHLSGWAEEWILWSTVEFDFIRLPQTFCTGSSIMPQKINPDTLELTRGKSARVMGNLQTLMLLVKNLPLAYNRDLQEDKPPLFDSFDTIEAMLELASPMVRESELNREKIADRLEKGYLDATTLMEWMIRRGMPQRTAHHLVGAIVGEAMSRDVPLADLPIEVFQSHAPEIDDSVYDVLGSRNAVDAFCSYGSTAPDQVRAQIERWQTAIATADEV; from the coding sequence GTGGCAAGTCCATCGCGCAGCGGCGTGTTCGCCGCCGACACCGATCAACGTCTTGAAGCTTATGCCGAAAGCATCAGTTTCGATTCGCGTCTTTACCGTCACGACATTCGCGGCAGCATCGCGCATGCCGAAATGCTGTCGACCGTCGGTCTGATCAGCTCCCAGGAGTTTCAGCAAATTCGGGATGCGTTGACGGAGATTGGTGCGGAGATCGAAGCCGGCAAAATGCCGTTTCGCTTCGAACTGGAAGACATCCACATGCACATCGAACAGGCCTTGATTGAGCGTCTGGGCGATGTCGGACGCAAGCTGCACACCGCCCGTAGTCGCAATGACCAGGTCAGCACCGACACCCGTCTGTGGGTTCGCGACGCGCTGGATCGCGTGGATGCTTTGCTGGCCGATTTACAGCGTGCGTTTCTGTCGCGATGCGACGCGGATTTCGACTGTATCCTGCCCGCCTACACCCACCTGCAGCGTGCTCAACCGGTTTTGGCACCGCATTATTGGTTGGCTTATGTCGAAAAGTTTGCGCGTGATCGCGAGCGCGTCGCGGATTGTCGCCGACGGGTGAACCAGTGCAGCCTGGGCGTCGCCGCGGTGGCCGGCACCACGTTACCGATCGATCGTGATCAGACCGCCGCGGCATTGGGGTTTGATTCGCCGACGGCCAACAGTTTGGACACCAGCAGCGATCGTGATTTTTTGATCGAATCCGCGTTTGTGCTGTCAACCATCGCGTTGCACCTGAGCGGATGGGCGGAGGAGTGGATTTTGTGGAGCACCGTTGAATTTGATTTCATCCGGTTGCCCCAAACGTTCTGTACCGGCAGCAGCATCATGCCGCAAAAGATCAATCCCGACACCCTGGAATTGACCCGTGGCAAGTCCGCCCGGGTGATGGGCAATCTGCAAACGTTGATGCTGTTGGTCAAAAATCTGCCGCTGGCGTACAACCGCGATCTGCAGGAAGACAAGCCACCGTTGTTCGATTCATTTGACACGATCGAAGCGATGTTGGAATTGGCCTCGCCGATGGTCCGCGAAAGCGAGCTGAATCGGGAAAAGATCGCCGACCGATTGGAAAAGGGGTATCTGGACGCGACGACGTTGATGGAATGGATGATCCGCCGTGGGATGCCACAACGGACCGCCCATCATTTGGTCGGTGCCATCGTCGGCGAAGCGATGTCGCGCGACGTTCCGTTGGCTGACCTGCCGATCGAAGTGTTCCAGTCGCATGCACCGGAGATTGATGACAGCGTCTATGACGTGCTGGGCAGCCGAAACGCGGTCGACGCGTTTTGCAGTTATGGCAGCACGGCGCCTGATCAGGTGCGGGCCCAAATCGAGCGTTGGCAAACGGCGATCGCAACGGCGGACGAAGTCTGA
- a CDS encoding sirohydrochlorin chelatase has translation MDKNSGADESAGLLLIGHGTRDQRGTEEFFRLAELVRQRMAPRPVAEALLEFQTPTISDAWQCLVDQGVDHVRVAPLLLFAAGHAKQDIPEAVAAAASQTPGITWDQCGPISRQADLIRWVAHRIEQCGIRAGRNGQDRPVSGTNDVGNEDPPNSETAVIMVGRGSHDSCAQADMRVLTEVVARRFPDVTFDTAFYAMAQPRLPEVIDRVVSVRRPQRIIVQPHLLFMGRLYEAIQGQVDQAKARHRDVTFVVGDYLGPVQAVADALADRAGFGQRDARFVAAS, from the coding sequence TTGGATAAGAATTCCGGCGCCGATGAATCGGCCGGTCTGTTGCTGATCGGCCACGGTACCCGTGACCAGCGGGGCACCGAGGAATTTTTTCGGCTGGCCGAATTGGTGCGTCAACGGATGGCACCCCGGCCGGTGGCCGAGGCTTTGCTGGAATTTCAGACGCCGACCATTTCAGACGCATGGCAGTGTCTGGTCGATCAAGGCGTTGACCACGTTCGCGTCGCACCGCTGTTGTTGTTCGCCGCCGGGCACGCCAAGCAAGACATTCCCGAAGCGGTTGCGGCGGCGGCGTCGCAGACCCCAGGTATCACCTGGGACCAGTGCGGACCGATCAGTCGTCAGGCGGATCTGATTCGCTGGGTCGCGCACCGCATCGAACAGTGCGGTATTCGCGCAGGCCGAAACGGCCAGGACCGACCGGTTTCCGGTACCAATGATGTCGGAAATGAAGACCCGCCGAATTCGGAAACTGCGGTGATCATGGTCGGGCGTGGCAGCCATGATTCTTGTGCCCAAGCGGACATGCGGGTGTTGACCGAGGTGGTCGCAAGACGCTTTCCGGATGTGACCTTTGATACCGCTTTCTACGCGATGGCGCAGCCACGATTGCCCGAGGTGATTGATCGCGTCGTTTCGGTGCGGCGTCCCCAACGCATCATTGTCCAGCCACACCTGTTGTTCATGGGGCGGTTGTACGAAGCGATTCAGGGCCAAGTCGATCAGGCAAAGGCACGTCATCGCGACGTGACGTTCGTGGTGGGCGACTATCTGGGGCCGGTCCAGGCGGTGGCCGATGCGCTGGCGGATCGCGCGGGCTTTGGTCAGCGGGATGCGAGGTTCGTCGCGGCGTCGTAG